One Lysinibacillus sp. OF-1 DNA segment encodes these proteins:
- a CDS encoding DUF7408 domain-containing protein, protein MKKTKMTALTLLVMLVISFLLPSTQASAAATLEVKATAGISGKAKYQSVVPLQVTVKNNGADFSGDMAINSANSYEAASAIVVPIDIAAGEEKTFTFYQDGLADYSYSDADLFAFYEGSIEKGKKVAYKGTKRLQSNFLDPSATFIYTLTDKSDRLSAFLRLSTFVVQSSVEVFNINQLKDYTFPEDSQGLAMANVIVVDEVAIADLTQKQQESLLKWVQDGGTLLLGAADQIDATAGILKEYLPLSLSQEMTSISAEALTKLSGGGIFTQPISVYSSTSSEGSLPVLTENNTVLAAKKKIGSGEIIQTAFSLGDQPLASMDGYAALIAKMIDIQNISQQGMMRQGQSSLDQISYELRNINELFPSFEVSVSYMLIVIILYILIIGPLLYVVLKKMDKREHAWWIIPSISIVLSIVLFIVGAKDRIVQPQVQQSAFYKVNEDSSVNGYYVESILTNRSGDFVVNADQNTTAIALRNYNNFTGTMGALHESSYIKENANGSTLTLRDLSYWSVQSFGGKTSAQNMGKMDIDITLKNEKLTGTVKNNFPFTLKDVTLISGVKEVKLGDIEANGTLQVNKELKTTVLQKPSIFNNYNYSYPSKKDEVDPMRIERMKSLALPLVENDNQPILTAWTDQALVGVELETSANMSPITTLVQPFKGKVELSGPFTMKRNNFTYTLVPLSASGHYEKIDELNNWYLSDGLYEVTMAMPDQFMDAVQSLNELTVSNKDVARMQIAIWNNETNVYEPLVDTKQVFTDKISKYFNQDGELRMEIKYGPDPSGEQTKLPDIELKGVAK, encoded by the coding sequence TTGAAAAAGACAAAAATGACGGCACTGACCTTATTAGTCATGCTTGTAATTAGCTTTTTATTGCCTTCTACACAGGCAAGTGCTGCTGCTACATTAGAGGTCAAAGCAACAGCGGGTATTTCAGGTAAAGCTAAATATCAATCAGTGGTGCCACTACAAGTAACAGTAAAAAATAATGGTGCAGATTTTTCTGGAGATATGGCCATTAATTCTGCCAATTCTTATGAGGCTGCATCAGCAATCGTCGTGCCAATCGATATAGCAGCAGGAGAAGAAAAGACATTTACTTTCTATCAGGATGGGTTAGCTGACTATAGTTATTCGGACGCAGATTTATTTGCCTTTTATGAGGGAAGCATTGAGAAAGGAAAAAAGGTTGCCTATAAAGGAACTAAACGCCTACAATCTAATTTTTTAGATCCTTCAGCAACGTTTATTTATACATTAACAGATAAAAGTGATCGACTATCGGCCTTTTTACGTTTATCAACATTTGTTGTTCAAAGCAGTGTCGAAGTATTTAATATTAATCAATTAAAAGATTATACATTCCCAGAAGATTCACAGGGACTTGCTATGGCCAATGTCATTGTAGTGGATGAAGTGGCGATAGCCGATTTAACACAAAAACAACAAGAGTCCTTACTAAAATGGGTACAAGATGGCGGTACATTACTCTTAGGGGCTGCTGACCAAATTGATGCCACAGCAGGTATTTTGAAAGAGTATTTACCATTATCATTATCACAAGAGATGACTTCTATTTCTGCAGAGGCATTAACTAAATTATCGGGTGGAGGCATTTTTACACAGCCTATTTCGGTTTACTCGTCTACTAGTAGTGAAGGAAGTTTACCAGTACTAACAGAAAATAATACAGTGTTAGCAGCAAAGAAAAAAATTGGTAGTGGAGAAATTATTCAAACAGCTTTCTCTTTAGGTGATCAACCGCTTGCATCAATGGACGGCTATGCTGCCCTTATAGCTAAAATGATTGATATTCAGAACATTTCGCAGCAAGGGATGATGAGACAGGGGCAATCATCACTCGACCAAATTTCTTATGAGCTTCGTAACATTAATGAATTATTTCCATCCTTTGAAGTATCAGTAAGCTATATGCTAATTGTCATTATTCTTTATATTTTAATTATCGGGCCACTGCTTTACGTTGTTCTTAAAAAAATGGACAAGCGTGAGCATGCATGGTGGATCATTCCATCGATTTCAATTGTCCTTTCAATTGTTCTCTTTATTGTTGGAGCCAAGGATCGTATTGTTCAGCCACAAGTTCAACAATCTGCATTCTATAAAGTAAACGAAGATAGTAGTGTAAATGGTTATTATGTAGAGTCGATTCTAACAAATCGTAGTGGGGATTTTGTGGTCAATGCTGATCAAAATACGACTGCCATTGCTTTGAGAAATTACAATAATTTCACAGGGACGATGGGAGCTTTGCATGAATCTTCTTATATAAAAGAAAATGCTAACGGTTCGACGTTAACATTACGCGACTTAAGCTACTGGTCTGTGCAATCCTTTGGTGGAAAAACGTCAGCTCAAAATATGGGCAAGATGGATATTGATATAACATTGAAAAATGAAAAGCTAACAGGAACGGTTAAAAATAATTTCCCATTCACATTAAAAGATGTCACATTAATTTCTGGTGTGAAAGAAGTGAAGCTAGGGGATATTGAAGCGAATGGAACGTTACAGGTTAATAAGGAACTGAAAACAACGGTTCTTCAAAAACCATCGATATTCAATAATTATAATTATAGTTACCCATCGAAGAAGGATGAGGTAGACCCAATGCGTATTGAAAGAATGAAATCATTAGCATTACCGCTTGTAGAAAATGATAACCAGCCAATACTCACAGCTTGGACAGATCAAGCTCTTGTAGGAGTAGAACTAGAAACAAGTGCTAATATGTCACCGATTACTACGCTTGTTCAACCGTTTAAAGGAAAAGTGGAGCTATCAGGTCCATTTACAATGAAGCGCAATAACTTCACTTATACATTAGTACCACTTTCAGCAAGTGGACACTATGAAAAAATTGATGAATTGAACAATTGGTACCTATCTGATGGTTTATACGAAGTCACAATGGCAATGCCAGATCAATTTATGGATGCTGTTCAATCACTTAATGAGCTCACAGTTTCCAATAAGGATGTTGCACGTATGCAGATAGCGATCTGGAATAATGAAACTAACGTATATGAACCACTGGTAGATACAAAGCAAGTGTTTACGGATAAAATTTCAAAGTACTTTAATCAAGATGGAGAACTGCGAATGGAAATAAAATATGGTCCTGATCCATCTGGAGAACAAACGAAATTACCAGATATAGAGCTGAAAGGAGTGGCAAAATAA
- a CDS encoding ABC transporter ATP-binding protein: MIEIRDLTKRYGSFTALDHLNLSLEEGVVFGFVGANGAGKSTTFSILATLLSPTSGDALINGKSVVKEPKEVRKQIGYMPDFFGVYDQLKVDEYLDFYGASYGIQLAERQVLIPQLLELVNLTNKRYEYVDLLSRGMKQRLCLARALIHDPKVLILDEPASGLDPRARVEMRDILRNLKSMGKTILISSHILPELAEMCDEIGVIDNGKLIAHGNVAAIQAQLQGEKRIVMKVTDRLDAVRAFLEEDPHISSIDVIDNRLEIAFNYRGTDAEQVSLLKKAMLADLPIYALSEEEKDLEDVFMAITKGADNQ; the protein is encoded by the coding sequence ATGATAGAAATTCGTGACTTAACGAAACGATATGGCTCCTTTACAGCATTAGATCATTTAAACTTGTCCTTAGAAGAAGGCGTTGTATTTGGATTTGTTGGTGCTAACGGGGCAGGGAAATCTACAACATTCTCTATTCTAGCCACACTATTGTCGCCAACTTCTGGTGATGCCTTGATCAATGGCAAAAGTGTTGTGAAGGAACCGAAGGAAGTGCGCAAGCAAATTGGCTATATGCCTGATTTCTTTGGTGTCTATGACCAGCTAAAAGTAGATGAATATTTAGATTTTTATGGTGCGAGCTACGGTATTCAGCTAGCAGAGCGTCAAGTGTTAATTCCACAACTATTAGAGCTAGTGAATTTAACAAACAAACGCTATGAATATGTGGATTTATTATCACGGGGGATGAAGCAACGCTTATGTTTAGCCCGTGCCCTTATCCACGATCCCAAGGTATTGATTTTGGATGAGCCTGCATCAGGTTTAGATCCGCGAGCTCGTGTGGAAATGCGAGACATTTTACGGAATTTAAAATCCATGGGGAAAACCATTTTAATTTCCTCGCATATTTTGCCAGAGCTTGCTGAGATGTGTGATGAAATCGGCGTCATTGATAATGGCAAGCTAATTGCACATGGCAATGTAGCTGCGATTCAAGCACAACTACAGGGAGAAAAGCGTATTGTGATGAAAGTGACAGATCGACTCGATGCAGTACGTGCATTTTTAGAGGAAGATCCCCATATTTCTTCTATTGATGTCATCGACAATCGCTTAGAAATAGCCTTTAATTACCGTGGAACAGACGCAGAGCAAGTGTCATTATTAAAAAAGGCAATGCTTGCCGATTTACCGATTTATGCATTAAGTGAGGAAGAGAAAGATTTAGAGGATGTCTTTATGGCAATCACGAAGGGAGCGGACAATCAATGA
- a CDS encoding DUF58 domain-containing protein: MTAKYLLPEDWLAKISRFQVATASKLRGQHKGSHRSQRFGASLDFSDFREYHLGDDVRQVDWNVFARTDKYFIKRFLDEQEMRVHILLDTTKSMGESAKWLFARQIVASLGLMVLGRDDRLSFSFVQDEVKPPFRRKGAMYRRAFLQVVTDIEEANYANRFAQGALKAMPKDSTVLFIITDGLEPIEEWEQLLKRLPRYAGDVRILQIVTQEELSPNYLGDVRLLDRETGNGVNVTMSTKVLDTYHARRLLHEEEFEAICRRFGVRKLQLKVEDGLQHAIFQQLLKAHWIR; this comes from the coding sequence GTGACAGCAAAATACTTATTGCCCGAAGACTGGTTAGCAAAAATCAGTCGCTTTCAAGTAGCGACGGCCTCCAAACTACGCGGGCAGCATAAGGGTTCGCACCGTTCACAACGCTTCGGGGCTTCTCTCGATTTCTCAGATTTTAGAGAATACCATTTAGGTGATGATGTACGCCAAGTAGATTGGAACGTTTTTGCTCGAACAGATAAATACTTTATCAAGAGGTTTTTAGACGAGCAAGAGATGCGTGTACACATTTTACTCGATACTACTAAATCAATGGGGGAGAGCGCTAAGTGGCTATTTGCTCGTCAAATTGTGGCCTCCCTCGGCTTAATGGTGCTCGGTCGTGATGATCGTTTGTCTTTTTCGTTTGTCCAAGATGAGGTGAAACCACCGTTTCGACGGAAGGGTGCCATGTATCGTCGAGCTTTTTTACAAGTAGTAACAGATATAGAAGAAGCGAATTATGCTAATCGATTTGCACAGGGTGCACTAAAAGCTATGCCTAAGGATAGTACCGTACTCTTCATTATTACAGATGGGTTAGAGCCAATTGAGGAATGGGAGCAGCTGTTAAAAAGACTACCACGCTATGCTGGGGATGTTCGCATTTTGCAAATTGTTACGCAAGAAGAGTTATCACCAAATTATTTGGGGGATGTCCGCCTTCTTGATCGTGAAACAGGCAATGGTGTCAATGTGACGATGTCTACTAAAGTATTAGACACCTATCATGCAAGACGATTATTACATGAAGAAGAATTTGAAGCCATTTGCCGCCGCTTTGGCGTTCGAAAATTACAATTGAAAGTGGAAGATGGACTGCAACATGCGATCTTTCAACAATTATTAAAAGCACATTGGATTAGGTGA
- a CDS encoding LysR family transcriptional regulator — MATEAEVLKILAEERNMRKAAERLFLSQPALSQRLQTIEKDWGAQLFIRSQKGLTATPAGEQVIAYAKEMLAKKEEIFETIQSLTTKVNGTLKIACASIVGQNWLPKILKDFVSKYPEAKISLMTGWSSEIVKALYEGEAHVGIVRGQVDWKGEKIHLFRDTLYLVDKEVKTIEDVLKTDRPFIQYKSDSNYYQEIQQWWQQHFASNPRKQILVDQIEICKQMALNGIGYAILPSITLNDHDAIHKIPLSNDEKEFGLTRDTWLIGYESSFELRQVEAFVEVVQDHARCLFDYTK, encoded by the coding sequence ATGGCAACAGAGGCAGAAGTATTAAAAATTTTAGCTGAAGAACGCAATATGCGGAAAGCAGCAGAGCGTCTATTCTTATCCCAACCGGCCCTTTCTCAACGATTACAAACGATTGAAAAGGACTGGGGTGCACAGTTATTTATTCGCTCACAAAAGGGGCTAACTGCAACTCCCGCTGGAGAACAGGTGATTGCGTATGCGAAGGAAATGCTAGCTAAAAAAGAAGAGATTTTTGAAACCATTCAATCCTTAACAACAAAGGTCAACGGGACATTAAAAATTGCCTGTGCATCCATTGTTGGTCAAAACTGGCTACCTAAAATTTTAAAGGATTTTGTGTCAAAATATCCTGAAGCTAAAATATCACTGATGACGGGCTGGAGCTCTGAAATTGTCAAGGCACTCTATGAGGGCGAGGCACATGTAGGCATTGTACGTGGCCAAGTTGACTGGAAGGGAGAAAAGATTCACCTTTTCAGAGATACTCTTTATTTAGTGGACAAAGAAGTTAAGACCATTGAAGATGTGTTGAAGACAGACCGTCCATTTATACAATATAAAAGTGATTCTAACTACTATCAAGAAATTCAACAATGGTGGCAACAGCATTTTGCATCAAATCCTAGAAAACAAATTTTAGTGGATCAAATTGAGATTTGTAAGCAAATGGCCTTAAATGGCATCGGCTATGCTATTTTACCTTCCATTACTTTAAATGACCACGATGCCATTCATAAAATCCCGCTGTCCAATGATGAAAAGGAATTTGGGCTTACGCGAGATACTTGGTTAATTGGCTATGAATCCTCCTTTGAATTGAGACAGGTAGAGGCTTTTGTTGAAGTAGTGCAGGATCATGCACGTTGTTTGTTTGATTATACAAAATAG
- a CDS encoding ABC transporter permease — MMERFYNPVLVKELKLRFRSFKSFSGLMFYLAVLCIFIAGFLLLTTEFTGRGFFRPETSFMMFAVLTILQMALVLFITPSLTAGAISSEREKQTLNILLTTTQSSTQIVIGKLLSSVAFLVLMLVAGLPLYSLVFLFGGVSPSQLISIFLFYLVTVVAIGSIGVMFSTITKRTIVAMIATYGSIIFLGGITAFFFFLTMAFHQMGNAIGTSTSFMTYFWASINPGALMLTLISPEMGDALAELSGIELPVWIMYLIAYVLIIVLCLTIAIKKLRANMKSNR; from the coding sequence ATGATGGAAAGATTTTATAATCCGGTACTTGTAAAAGAATTGAAGTTGCGCTTCCGTTCTTTTAAAAGCTTCTCAGGGTTAATGTTTTATTTAGCAGTACTGTGTATTTTCATTGCAGGATTTTTATTGCTTACGACTGAATTTACTGGCAGGGGCTTCTTTAGACCAGAAACAAGCTTTATGATGTTTGCTGTGCTAACCATTTTACAAATGGCATTAGTTCTTTTCATTACTCCAAGTTTAACTGCAGGTGCCATCAGTAGTGAACGTGAGAAGCAAACTTTAAATATTTTACTAACAACAACACAAAGTTCTACACAAATTGTTATTGGAAAATTATTATCCTCTGTAGCATTTCTAGTATTGATGCTGGTAGCAGGATTACCACTATATAGCTTAGTATTTCTATTCGGTGGTGTATCACCTTCACAGCTTATTTCTATATTTTTATTTTATTTAGTTACTGTAGTAGCAATAGGTAGTATTGGTGTGATGTTTTCAACAATTACAAAGAGAACCATTGTGGCCATGATTGCAACATATGGATCGATTATTTTTTTAGGTGGTATTACAGCATTCTTCTTCTTTTTAACAATGGCCTTTCATCAAATGGGTAATGCCATTGGTACAAGCACCTCCTTTATGACTTATTTTTGGGCGTCTATCAATCCAGGTGCCTTGATGTTGACGCTTATTTCACCAGAGATGGGTGATGCGTTAGCTGAGCTTTCTGGTATAGAACTACCTGTATGGATTATGTATTTAATTGCTTATGTATTGATTATTGTACTTTGTTTAACGATTGCAATTAAAAAATTACGTGCCAACATGAAAAGTAACCGATGA
- a CDS encoding vWA domain-containing protein — protein MGFSQIIFSWTAIIPVIVLLYYFFRKKYTDQTVSSTLFWSEIMQETRVSPYLKHLQKNALLYLQLLALLLLVLALMNPYVKKSTIVGAQTIFIVDTSATMLAGKDSSTFDTHKQEMLTLMEELNGRPVTLITTGAAPKAVLQQETNMNDIEKAIKDLQVSYETAEMTKALDVAQAFVGDTPTSIYVFTDTLDKKQLPMDKDSVKWLVRGAAKDLTNIAITRFAATTDGQVTMALVQLHNDTTAEQKVTLAIQNAEGEKLVAERVVVPPNEAITKTFKDLPLAKSMTAIIDAKDDYAVDNQQTVLLQTTTSKIVVDQGMHQLIQKGFQSVSSGVKIAPSLQVADNQDATVITNQTALLEKMEKPLVLFGRDDAEKVETSGTVSAKSDALFAFSELKDIYVSAIYPGFSDYETIASVGDEPFIQRSPKGDIVVLADIADTDWPLHPSFPLFLWSTEQQLTESVGSLGIFTPNEQRAVALAQGDWSVYSQEDEFLSSITQGMLIAPKQPGIYMVRSNNEEKQFIVQLQAQERVIEQGTSYTLGDISDNGKEEVSMASFVPWLIVIVLILLVAEWEVQRRRGFTN, from the coding sequence TTGGGCTTTAGTCAAATTATATTTAGCTGGACGGCCATCATCCCGGTCATTGTCCTACTCTATTATTTCTTTCGTAAAAAATATACTGATCAAACTGTCTCTTCGACTCTATTTTGGTCTGAAATTATGCAGGAAACCCGTGTATCACCTTATTTAAAGCATTTACAAAAAAATGCCTTACTATATTTACAGCTGCTAGCATTACTGCTACTTGTATTGGCGCTGATGAATCCATATGTGAAAAAATCAACCATTGTGGGTGCGCAAACGATATTTATTGTTGATACATCAGCCACGATGCTAGCAGGAAAGGATTCATCAACCTTTGACACACATAAGCAAGAAATGTTGACATTGATGGAAGAGTTGAATGGGCGACCTGTTACATTGATTACAACAGGTGCCGCTCCAAAAGCCGTTTTGCAGCAAGAAACAAATATGAATGACATTGAAAAAGCGATTAAAGATTTACAAGTATCCTATGAAACGGCTGAAATGACGAAGGCACTGGATGTTGCACAGGCATTTGTGGGCGATACACCGACTTCTATCTATGTTTTTACAGATACGCTTGATAAAAAGCAATTACCAATGGATAAAGATTCAGTGAAATGGCTAGTTAGAGGTGCTGCAAAAGACTTAACAAATATCGCCATTACACGCTTTGCTGCAACGACAGATGGTCAGGTTACGATGGCACTTGTACAGCTCCATAATGATACAACTGCTGAACAAAAGGTGACATTAGCGATACAAAATGCAGAGGGTGAAAAGCTGGTAGCAGAACGTGTCGTTGTGCCTCCAAATGAAGCCATTACGAAAACCTTCAAAGATTTACCCTTAGCAAAATCGATGACAGCTATTATTGATGCAAAGGATGATTATGCCGTAGACAATCAACAAACCGTCTTACTACAAACGACTACTTCAAAAATTGTTGTTGATCAGGGTATGCATCAGTTGATACAAAAAGGTTTTCAAAGTGTCAGTAGCGGCGTGAAAATCGCTCCGTCTTTACAAGTAGCTGACAATCAGGATGCAACTGTCATCACAAACCAAACGGCCTTATTGGAGAAGATGGAGAAACCGCTAGTATTATTTGGACGTGATGATGCCGAAAAAGTGGAAACAAGTGGTACAGTAAGTGCTAAAAGTGATGCATTATTTGCTTTTAGCGAACTAAAGGATATTTATGTTAGTGCTATTTATCCTGGATTTTCGGATTATGAAACCATTGCTTCTGTAGGAGATGAGCCGTTTATCCAACGCTCTCCTAAAGGAGATATCGTTGTTTTAGCGGATATTGCTGATACAGATTGGCCATTGCATCCATCATTCCCGCTATTTTTATGGAGTACTGAGCAACAGTTAACAGAATCAGTCGGTTCACTTGGTATTTTCACACCGAATGAACAGCGTGCAGTAGCCTTAGCGCAAGGAGACTGGAGTGTTTATTCGCAAGAAGATGAGTTTCTTTCTTCTATTACACAGGGCATGTTAATTGCACCAAAACAACCAGGTATTTATATGGTACGTTCAAATAATGAAGAAAAACAATTTATTGTGCAATTGCAAGCCCAGGAACGTGTTATTGAACAAGGAACAAGCTATACATTAGGCGACATTTCAGACAATGGGAAGGAAGAGGTATCGATGGCCTCCTTCGTACCTTGGTTAATTGTAATAGTTTTAATTTTGCTTGTTGCAGAGTGGGAGGTGCAACGACGTCGTGGATTTACGAATTGA
- a CDS encoding AAA family ATPase — protein sequence MAFTEQQYVEMSAKLHQVKEEIHRFIVGQEEAIDYTLYAVLADGHALLEGLPGLGKTMLIRTISEVLDLSFSRIQFTPDLMPADITGTSMIERTPDGKQQFTFQPGPIFSQMVLADEINRATPKTQSALLEAMGEKTVTILGDTKKMAKPFFVLATQNPIEMEGTYPLPEAQMDRFLCKILVPYPEKSELMEIMKRTTGAQEIGLQKMMNTEGLMEAQQMVKEVMVADEMLEFATDLVVATHPERPDALNEVKQYAMYGSGPRGLQSLIKLAKARALMNGRFHVSVADIKSVAKPVLRHRMLLNYEGEASGKTADDVIDVILEKVQQGVSK from the coding sequence ATGGCATTTACAGAGCAACAGTATGTAGAGATGAGCGCGAAATTACACCAAGTAAAAGAAGAAATTCATCGCTTCATTGTTGGACAGGAAGAAGCAATTGATTATACGCTGTATGCAGTTCTAGCAGATGGTCATGCCTTATTAGAAGGTTTACCAGGATTAGGGAAAACAATGTTAATCCGTACAATTTCTGAAGTACTAGATTTGTCGTTTTCACGTATTCAATTTACACCCGATCTTATGCCTGCTGATATAACAGGGACAAGTATGATTGAACGGACGCCTGATGGCAAGCAACAATTTACATTTCAACCTGGGCCAATCTTTAGTCAAATGGTGTTAGCCGACGAAATTAACAGGGCAACACCGAAAACACAAAGTGCCTTGTTGGAAGCAATGGGAGAAAAAACGGTGACGATTTTGGGGGATACGAAAAAAATGGCGAAACCATTTTTCGTGTTAGCGACTCAAAATCCTATTGAAATGGAAGGAACCTATCCATTACCTGAAGCACAAATGGACCGTTTCCTTTGTAAAATTCTTGTACCGTATCCTGAAAAAAGTGAACTTATGGAAATTATGAAGCGAACGACAGGTGCGCAGGAAATTGGTTTACAGAAGATGATGAATACTGAGGGTCTTATGGAAGCTCAGCAAATGGTGAAAGAAGTAATGGTTGCCGATGAAATGCTGGAATTTGCCACAGATCTAGTGGTGGCTACGCATCCTGAAAGACCAGATGCTCTGAATGAAGTTAAACAATATGCCATGTATGGCAGTGGTCCACGTGGTTTGCAAAGCTTAATAAAACTAGCAAAGGCTAGAGCACTTATGAACGGACGTTTCCATGTTTCTGTAGCTGATATAAAATCTGTTGCAAAACCGGTTTTACGTCACCGAATGCTGTTGAATTATGAAGGGGAGGCTTCAGGGAAAACAGCTGATGATGTGATTGATGTTATTTTAGAAAAAGTTCAACAAGGTGTTAGCAAGTGA